From Mucilaginibacter rubeus, a single genomic window includes:
- a CDS encoding RagB/SusD family nutrient uptake outer membrane protein: protein MKKYSTYKTAFLVLVASVAACKKLDLAPTNKFTDSNFWTTADKANAVLNTAYNQMFTNDYFFYNEGMSDNAYNGRGDNQGVASLAAGTYDPSLGRIKQEWGYHYSGIKTSNIFLENIDRVTDMDAALKTRMKAEARFLRAFHYFMLETWWGDVPLFDHDISIDESKTIARTPKAQVVDFVLKELDAVANDLPVNTAYKDADRGRITKGAAIALKARVLLYEGRWQDVATTCEKLMNDNSNGTYSLFSSYEGLFLPQNEYNSEVILDLEFVPDVRTYSNFFDMAPLAVGARLNALAPTQELVDSYLMANGKKISDSGSGYDENNPYVNRDPRLTNTVVYNGYKWKKPDNSVQVIYTKPGDDPGATKPDEYAPGKVSSPTAYYTRKYYDPASAVNFQSALNLILIRYADVLLMYAEAKNELNQLDGGVWDKTIKALRTRAGFTDAPALNFNAVGQAGLRDIVRNERRVELAMEGLRVFDIRRWHTAETVLNGWAHGAKYGPASVDNGYIRANLRSFDKSRGYLWPIPRDERSVDPNLTQNPGW from the coding sequence ATGAAAAAATACTCAACATATAAAACAGCTTTTTTAGTGTTGGTGGCAAGTGTAGCAGCCTGTAAAAAGCTCGATCTGGCGCCAACCAATAAATTTACCGACAGCAATTTCTGGACTACTGCCGATAAAGCCAATGCCGTACTTAACACGGCTTATAACCAGATGTTCACCAACGATTATTTCTTTTATAACGAGGGCATGTCTGATAATGCCTATAATGGTCGTGGTGACAACCAGGGTGTAGCTTCACTGGCTGCCGGTACTTATGACCCTTCGCTTGGGCGTATCAAGCAGGAGTGGGGATATCACTACAGCGGCATAAAAACCAGCAACATCTTCCTCGAAAATATTGACAGGGTGACCGATATGGATGCTGCCTTGAAAACACGTATGAAAGCGGAAGCCCGTTTTTTACGCGCGTTCCACTATTTTATGCTCGAAACATGGTGGGGCGATGTGCCTTTGTTTGATCATGACATCAGCATTGACGAATCAAAAACAATTGCCCGTACACCTAAGGCACAGGTGGTTGATTTTGTTTTAAAGGAGCTTGACGCCGTTGCCAATGATCTGCCTGTTAACACCGCTTATAAAGATGCCGACAGGGGCCGCATTACAAAAGGTGCTGCTATAGCGCTTAAAGCGAGAGTATTGCTTTATGAAGGCCGCTGGCAGGATGTGGCTACCACCTGCGAAAAGTTGATGAACGACAACAGTAATGGCACTTACAGTCTGTTCTCATCGTACGAGGGTTTGTTTTTGCCTCAGAATGAATATAACAGCGAGGTGATCCTCGACCTGGAGTTTGTTCCGGATGTACGTACTTACAGCAACTTTTTTGATATGGCCCCGCTTGCCGTTGGTGCTCGTCTTAACGCGCTGGCCCCAACCCAGGAACTGGTTGACAGTTATCTGATGGCAAATGGTAAAAAGATCAGCGATTCCGGTTCGGGTTATGACGAAAACAATCCTTATGTAAACCGTGACCCAAGGCTTACCAATACCGTTGTTTACAATGGTTACAAGTGGAAAAAGCCCGACAATAGCGTTCAGGTAATCTATACTAAACCGGGCGATGATCCTGGAGCTACCAAACCGGATGAATATGCGCCGGGAAAGGTGAGTTCACCAACTGCTTATTATACCCGTAAATATTATGATCCGGCTTCGGCGGTTAACTTTCAGTCGGCTTTAAATCTCATCCTAATCCGTTATGCTGATGTACTGCTGATGTATGCTGAGGCCAAAAATGAGCTTAACCAGCTGGACGGTGGGGTATGGGATAAAACCATCAAGGCCCTCCGTACACGTGCCGGCTTTACCGATGCGCCTGCATTAAACTTTAATGCCGTAGGACAGGCAGGTTTACGTGACATTGTGCGCAACGAACGCCGCGTGGAATTGGCCATGGAAGGCTTACGCGTTTTTGATATCCGCCGCTGGCACACTGCCGAAACTGTGCTGAACGGTTGGGCACATGGCGCCAAATACGGCCCGGCTTCTGTTGATAACGGTTACATCAGGGCAAATCTGCGCTCGTTTGATAAAAGCAGGGGATACCTGTGGCCTATCCCGCGCGACGAACGCTCCGTTGATCCAAACCTGACTCAAAACCCAGGCTGGTAA
- a CDS encoding SusE domain-containing protein encodes MKNITYCLMAGIIAILVITGCKKDKTLEHTKVSAVTDLYTPANNKFIQLEPVTGSATFEWAEAHAEDNGLVLYEVAFDKEGGDFSKPIYTIPSDANGLYNKLTISYKDLNKVADLAGIQPQATGKLKWTVMSSKGINVVKSSASSIIEVQRAAGFTDIPADLYLTGSATEGGEDLSKAVHFKQTAAGVFEAWTSLKVGTYHFAERNTGTPATYSIDGTKLLKDGSTTVTGATKVERIVVDFTSASAAVSEVTEVGLWFAADNKVWFPLPYKAGGKWEIDNASIVFHQESWGRDERYKFRFTFKDAAGNSSTQFYGSKNSDNSRPDANTAKSFWYMVPVNDAQYDFCFKFTGAADNHNADIVVDFSADAAAYTHTVTVK; translated from the coding sequence ATGAAAAATATTACATACTGCCTTATGGCAGGCATCATAGCCATTTTAGTAATTACAGGCTGTAAAAAAGATAAAACCCTTGAGCATACCAAAGTTTCTGCCGTTACAGATCTGTACACCCCGGCAAACAATAAATTCATTCAGCTGGAGCCGGTAACAGGTTCGGCTACTTTTGAATGGGCCGAAGCTCATGCCGAAGATAACGGCCTGGTATTGTATGAAGTTGCTTTTGACAAAGAAGGCGGCGATTTCTCAAAACCTATCTACACCATTCCTTCAGATGCTAACGGACTTTACAACAAACTTACCATCTCCTACAAAGATCTGAACAAGGTTGCTGACCTGGCGGGCATTCAGCCGCAAGCTACCGGTAAACTGAAATGGACAGTAATGTCGTCAAAAGGCATTAACGTAGTTAAGTCAAGCGCGTCAAGTATTATTGAAGTTCAGCGTGCAGCAGGCTTTACCGATATTCCTGCCGATTTATACCTAACCGGTTCAGCAACCGAAGGTGGTGAAGACCTGAGTAAAGCAGTCCACTTTAAACAAACCGCTGCCGGTGTATTTGAAGCCTGGACATCATTAAAAGTGGGTACTTATCACTTTGCCGAGCGTAATACCGGCACACCTGCTACTTATTCTATCGATGGCACAAAACTGTTAAAAGATGGCAGCACTACAGTTACCGGTGCTACCAAGGTTGAGCGTATTGTGGTAGATTTTACTTCGGCGTCGGCAGCTGTAAGCGAGGTTACCGAGGTTGGTTTATGGTTTGCTGCCGATAACAAAGTTTGGTTCCCGCTGCCGTATAAAGCAGGTGGTAAATGGGAAATTGACAACGCTTCAATCGTGTTCCACCAGGAGTCATGGGGCCGCGATGAGCGTTATAAATTCCGCTTTACGTTTAAGGATGCGGCGGGTAACAGTTCTACCCAGTTTTACGGCAGCAAAAACTCAGATAACAGTCGCCCGGATGCCAATACCGCCAAATCATTCTGGTACATGGTACCGGTTAACGATGCGCAGTATGACTTCTGCTTCAAGTTTACCGGGGCGGCTGATAACCACAACGCCGATATCGTAGTTGATTTTAGCGCCGATGCGGCGGCCTATACTCACACTGTTACTGTTAAATAA
- a CDS encoding glycoside hydrolase family 76 protein, with the protein MKNKVFRNLAAIALAGGMITSFSSCLKDKPFPLYGNKASAKVEYKYAETADSLQEKTYTTFISGNGNYFVADNAGSTTFNYWPNAHTLDIFTDAYLRSKNDIYKQRMSSLLAGIKTTNGGLSNNFYDDMEWLSLATLRAYSATNDAAYLTAAHTLWTDIKTGENNNQGGGIAWRKNQLDYKNTPANAPAIIFAARLYALEKNEADLVTAKRLYTWLKKTLLDPSGIIWDGINANGDGQISKWKFTYNQGVFIGAALELYHVTKDATYLTDAVNTANATINDTDISPGGILKSEGQGDGGLFKGILIRYLTLLALDADVSDADKTKFISFLKFNAETLYTQGIDRPSLMISPDWKKKPSETTDLTTQLSGVMMVEAAATLKAAGKL; encoded by the coding sequence ATGAAAAATAAAGTATTCAGAAATTTAGCTGCCATTGCTTTGGCAGGAGGCATGATCACAAGCTTTTCATCGTGCTTAAAAGATAAACCTTTCCCTTTGTACGGCAACAAAGCCTCGGCAAAGGTGGAATATAAGTATGCCGAAACAGCCGATTCCTTACAGGAAAAAACATATACCACCTTTATATCAGGAAACGGCAATTATTTTGTAGCTGATAACGCGGGTAGCACCACTTTTAACTATTGGCCAAACGCTCATACGCTTGATATTTTCACCGATGCCTATCTGCGCAGCAAAAATGATATCTACAAGCAAAGGATGAGTTCGCTTTTGGCGGGTATTAAAACAACCAACGGCGGTTTATCAAACAATTTTTATGACGATATGGAGTGGTTGTCGCTGGCTACCCTGAGGGCTTACAGTGCAACCAACGATGCCGCTTATTTAACAGCGGCACATACCTTATGGACAGATATCAAAACCGGTGAAAACAACAACCAGGGTGGAGGTATTGCCTGGCGTAAAAATCAGTTAGATTATAAAAATACGCCTGCAAATGCCCCTGCTATCATCTTCGCCGCCCGCTTATACGCTTTGGAGAAGAATGAAGCAGACCTCGTGACAGCAAAAAGACTGTATACCTGGTTAAAGAAAACGCTGCTTGATCCGTCAGGTATTATATGGGATGGTATCAATGCCAATGGCGACGGCCAGATCAGCAAGTGGAAGTTCACCTATAACCAGGGCGTTTTCATAGGCGCGGCGCTTGAACTTTACCATGTTACCAAAGATGCCACCTATCTTACCGATGCTGTAAACACCGCCAACGCCACAATTAACGATACTGATATTTCGCCGGGTGGTATTCTGAAATCAGAAGGTCAGGGTGATGGTGGTTTGTTTAAAGGCATCCTGATAAGGTATCTTACCTTGCTGGCCCTCGACGCAGATGTTTCAGACGCCGATAAAACCAAGTTTATCAGCTTCCTGAAGTTCAACGCCGAAACCCTGTACACCCAGGGCATCGACCGCCCATCGCTTATGATCAGTCCGGATTGGAAAAAGAAACCATCAGAAACAACAGATCTTACCACCCAGCTAAGCGGTGTAATGATGGTTGAAGCCGCCGCAACTTTAAAAGCGGCAGGGAAGTTGTAA
- a CDS encoding DUF294 nucleotidyltransferase-like domain-containing protein — protein MVQRLDFLSKVSPFNLLPAEVLEEIADQLQEIRYSKDTVIYQQEVTKMRGVDIIAEGEYESFFYDTQQNKRLLEHHHPGYCYGGISVLLNRKQSIRTVIAKKGTTVFFLHRKDFRSLCKAYEEFVQYFTADFGKRMLNDEFAHFYKRPATFEESYIASEQMYSRKIESIEYREIVSCPQSTPVYETARLMAKHKVSCIFIRDEQSKIVGYVTDITLRDNVVSKQANTAQSVGNIMDNPIVCISTNAYVYEAILMMFRTKTRYLLIKNGDEFVGSISRNKLLAEQAQSPLVFIQSVKQAISVQELKRKWESVPQMVTQLLGRGVNAEIVNQVITTIADTIAIKVIESVIEVMGLPPAKFVFMVLGSEGRKEQTFKTDQDNAIIYEDKANEHREEVREYFLSFAQQVSEKLDHIGFSFCTGGYMAQNPKWTHSLSHWKRNYESWMTEAVPETVIQFSTFFDCRYLYGEASIMDELKEFLDEELQKPLGKIFFHMAKNALQYEPPLTFFKNIKTFTKGSQEVFDIKKSMTPIVDLVRMYALRHRVFEVNTGERLKALKEKEVFTEKEVQELMQSYYFLMSLRLRNQASQIIQDRTEPDNYIDPDKLTKIEKVALKEIFKTIDNFQTRIKLEFTNNLFG, from the coding sequence ATGGTTCAACGTCTTGATTTTTTAAGCAAAGTATCCCCTTTTAACCTGCTCCCCGCCGAGGTACTGGAAGAAATTGCCGACCAGCTGCAGGAGATCCGTTACAGTAAAGACACGGTTATTTACCAGCAGGAAGTAACCAAAATGCGCGGCGTAGATATTATTGCCGAGGGCGAATACGAATCCTTTTTTTACGATACTCAACAAAACAAGCGCCTGCTGGAGCATCATCATCCGGGCTATTGTTATGGTGGCATTTCGGTGTTGCTTAACCGCAAACAATCTATCCGAACGGTGATTGCCAAGAAGGGAACTACTGTTTTCTTTTTGCACCGTAAGGACTTTCGGTCGTTATGCAAAGCCTACGAAGAATTTGTACAATATTTTACCGCTGATTTTGGCAAGCGCATGCTTAATGATGAGTTTGCCCATTTTTATAAGCGACCGGCAACTTTTGAAGAAAGCTATATAGCTTCAGAACAAATGTACTCGCGTAAAATAGAAAGCATCGAATACCGAGAGATAGTTTCCTGCCCGCAAAGCACCCCGGTTTATGAAACTGCCCGCTTAATGGCCAAACACAAGGTAAGCTGCATTTTTATCCGCGATGAGCAAAGCAAAATTGTAGGCTATGTAACTGATATCACCCTTCGCGATAATGTGGTTTCTAAACAGGCCAACACCGCCCAATCTGTTGGTAATATCATGGATAACCCTATCGTTTGCATCAGCACCAATGCTTATGTATATGAGGCTATTTTGATGATGTTTCGTACCAAAACAAGGTATTTGCTCATTAAAAATGGAGATGAATTTGTAGGCAGTATCAGCAGGAATAAATTACTGGCCGAGCAGGCACAATCACCATTGGTATTTATTCAATCGGTTAAGCAGGCTATATCTGTTCAGGAGCTTAAACGTAAATGGGAATCGGTACCACAGATGGTTACGCAGCTACTTGGCCGCGGCGTAAATGCCGAAATTGTGAACCAGGTAATCACCACCATTGCCGATACCATTGCCATAAAAGTAATTGAAAGCGTTATTGAGGTCATGGGCCTACCGCCTGCTAAATTTGTTTTTATGGTGCTTGGCAGCGAAGGCCGTAAAGAGCAAACCTTTAAAACCGACCAGGATAACGCCATTATTTACGAAGATAAAGCCAATGAGCACCGCGAAGAGGTGCGTGAATATTTCCTGAGCTTTGCACAGCAAGTATCCGAAAAGCTTGATCATATAGGATTTAGTTTTTGTACCGGTGGCTACATGGCCCAAAATCCTAAATGGACACATTCGCTTTCGCACTGGAAACGTAATTACGAAAGTTGGATGACCGAGGCTGTACCCGAAACGGTGATCCAGTTCTCTACCTTTTTTGACTGCCGGTACCTGTATGGTGAAGCCAGCATTATGGACGAGCTAAAAGAGTTTTTGGATGAAGAACTGCAAAAACCCCTCGGGAAGATCTTTTTCCATATGGCTAAGAACGCACTGCAATATGAACCGCCGCTTACCTTTTTCAAGAATATAAAAACATTCACCAAAGGCAGCCAAGAGGTTTTCGACATTAAAAAGTCGATGACTCCTATTGTCGACCTGGTACGGATGTATGCCCTGCGCCACCGCGTTTTTGAAGTTAATACCGGTGAGCGATTGAAAGCCCTAAAGGAAAAAGAAGTATTTACCGAGAAAGAAGTTCAGGAACTTATGCAGTCGTACTACTTTTTAATGAGCCTGCGCCTTCGCAACCAGGCCTCCCAAATTATCCAGGACCGCACCGAGCCCGACAACTACATAGATCCCGATAAGCTCACAAAAATTGAAAAAGTTGCCCTAAAGGAGATCTTTAAAACGATTGATAATTTTCAAACAAGGATAAAGCTGGAGTTTACCAATAATTTGTTTGGGTAA
- a CDS encoding 3'-5' exonuclease, which translates to MQDYLLFIDTETSGLPKKWDLPYCDNDNWPYALQVSWIVYTKDMQELKREDHYIKDNDFIISPKAHAVHGLTQEYLVEHGEWRKDVMTLLANDLLQYEPLVIGHFIELDLNVAGVEFYRTGIINPLQNLKTFCTMLATTKWVQNPKAKYLRLNQLYEVLFNKTLDRQHNALEDAEATAECFFEMLKRGDITDDSIQHQEVYLQKIRSEKKYLLPAAIVLILIIIIAFWLYGSTS; encoded by the coding sequence GTGCAAGATTACCTTTTATTCATAGATACCGAAACTTCCGGCCTTCCCAAAAAGTGGGACCTGCCCTACTGTGATAACGACAACTGGCCTTATGCGCTGCAGGTGTCATGGATAGTTTACACCAAAGATATGCAGGAACTGAAGCGCGAAGATCATTATATTAAAGACAACGACTTCATCATAAGCCCCAAAGCACATGCAGTTCACGGTTTAACTCAGGAATATTTGGTTGAGCATGGCGAGTGGCGCAAGGATGTTATGACCCTGCTGGCCAATGATTTGCTCCAATATGAGCCACTGGTGATAGGTCATTTCATTGAGCTTGACCTAAATGTTGCCGGTGTAGAGTTTTATCGTACAGGTATCATCAATCCGCTTCAAAATTTAAAAACCTTTTGCACCATGCTGGCAACTACCAAATGGGTGCAAAATCCCAAAGCCAAATACCTAAGGTTAAACCAGTTGTACGAGGTACTGTTTAACAAAACCTTAGACAGGCAGCACAACGCCCTTGAAGACGCGGAAGCCACTGCCGAATGCTTTTTTGAGATGCTGAAACGCGGCGACATTACCGACGACAGTATACAGCACCAGGAGGTTTACCTGCAAAAAATCCGTTCCGAAAAAAAATACCTTTTACCCGCAGCCATCGTTTTAATTTTGATCATCATCATAGCTTTTTGGTTATATGGTTCAACGTCTTGA
- a CDS encoding glycoside hydrolase family 2 TIM barrel-domain containing protein, which translates to MFKKITVSLILCFCSAYLFAQTIKQSINTSWAFHKGDIAGLPTAATDASAWQKISLPHSWNTTDANDDEPGYYRGIGWYKKTIYVPAQWKYKQLSLFFEGANEVAEVYVNGKLAGKHIGGYTAFNIPINSYLKPFGKDSLTANEVMVKLDNSHNEDIPPLDADFTFYGGIYRDVYIVASNPIAFDSELASPGIKIKTPAVSAEKGDVLIEGMVNNLSSKKTKVRVISEVVDADGKIVAKLQSALSLAAGNKLSFSQKQTVSNPHLWSPDEPYLYHVVSRIVDASTGQQLDESGSALGFRWFSFDADKGFFLNGNPVKLIGANRHQDFQGMANAIPDAINIHDMELLKAMGANFIRIAHYPQDPSVLEACDRLGILASVETPEVNRITETTAFADNAKHMQLEMIRQNFNHPSIIIWAYMNEVEISPRYKSGSDEQKKYFVNLVNLAKQIDSLTRKEDPSRYTMIPCHGDFDRYYNTGLAAVPQIVGWNLYYGWYAKDFAGLDKFLEKHHQMLPTKPMIITEFGADADSRLHSFEPVRFDKTVEYEVKYHQYYLDRIKKLPFVAGGAIWNLVDFNAEQRQEATPHINTKGLLTNDRQPKESYFFYQANLLKQPFIKIGTSMLKAGNGNENNVCQQPVNVYSNQPQVKLWLNGKLLENKTVQEGIATFNVPFVSGKNTLKATAGDGDSLEDFMAVDFNLIPHNLSNPQTPFTELNVSLGDKRQLVDDKLHQVWIPEQPYTKGSWGYVGGEVFTLGQNGQLPYGSNKNILETNYDPIYQTQRVGLSDFKLDVPAGKYEVTLHFAELTTNDNSPQLVYNLNNSTQKQTAIARSFDVLINGQTVIEGLSNSNYLEPLKAYSTKIPVTVDADGITISFKAITGQAILNAVQVRKVY; encoded by the coding sequence ATGTTCAAAAAAATCACTGTTAGTCTTATCCTGTGTTTTTGCAGCGCATACCTGTTTGCGCAAACTATCAAACAAAGTATCAACACCAGCTGGGCTTTTCATAAAGGCGATATAGCTGGTTTGCCTACCGCTGCTACAGATGCTTCGGCCTGGCAAAAGATATCTCTTCCGCATAGCTGGAACACAACCGACGCTAACGATGACGAACCCGGATATTACCGCGGTATAGGCTGGTACAAAAAAACCATCTATGTGCCTGCACAATGGAAATATAAACAGCTCTCCCTGTTCTTTGAAGGGGCCAATGAAGTTGCCGAAGTATATGTAAACGGAAAACTTGCTGGTAAACATATTGGTGGCTACACCGCGTTTAACATCCCGATCAACAGTTACTTAAAACCTTTTGGTAAAGATAGTTTAACAGCCAACGAGGTGATGGTGAAGCTGGATAACAGCCACAATGAAGATATCCCGCCGTTGGATGCCGATTTCACTTTTTATGGCGGTATTTATCGTGATGTATATATCGTAGCGTCTAATCCAATAGCTTTTGATTCGGAACTGGCTTCGCCCGGCATCAAAATAAAAACGCCTGCGGTATCTGCCGAAAAAGGTGATGTGCTGATTGAAGGAATGGTAAATAATCTATCATCAAAAAAGACTAAAGTTAGAGTTATAAGTGAGGTAGTTGATGCCGATGGTAAAATTGTAGCAAAATTGCAAAGCGCGCTGAGCTTAGCAGCGGGTAATAAACTTTCGTTCAGTCAAAAACAAACGGTAAGTAATCCTCATTTATGGTCGCCGGATGAGCCTTATTTATATCATGTGGTTTCACGAATTGTTGATGCTTCAACGGGGCAGCAATTGGATGAAAGCGGCAGCGCTTTGGGGTTCCGCTGGTTTAGTTTTGATGCCGATAAAGGCTTCTTTTTAAACGGAAATCCTGTAAAACTGATTGGGGCTAATCGCCACCAGGATTTTCAGGGAATGGCCAACGCCATACCCGATGCCATCAATATCCACGACATGGAACTGCTGAAGGCCATGGGCGCTAATTTTATCCGTATAGCACATTATCCGCAGGATCCGTCGGTACTGGAGGCTTGTGACAGGCTGGGGATCCTGGCGTCGGTAGAGACGCCGGAAGTTAACCGGATTACCGAAACCACCGCCTTTGCCGACAATGCCAAACACATGCAATTGGAAATGATCCGCCAAAATTTTAATCACCCGAGTATTATCATCTGGGCTTATATGAATGAGGTGGAGATTAGCCCGCGGTATAAATCAGGATCCGATGAGCAGAAGAAGTATTTTGTTAACCTGGTAAACCTGGCTAAACAGATTGATAGCCTTACCCGTAAGGAGGATCCATCGCGCTATACCATGATCCCGTGCCATGGCGATTTCGACAGGTATTATAACACCGGGCTTGCCGCCGTGCCGCAAATTGTTGGTTGGAACCTGTATTATGGTTGGTACGCCAAAGATTTTGCCGGCTTGGATAAGTTTTTGGAAAAGCATCACCAGATGCTGCCAACCAAGCCCATGATCATAACCGAATTTGGAGCCGATGCCGATAGCCGCCTGCACAGCTTTGAACCGGTAAGGTTTGATAAAACCGTTGAATACGAAGTTAAATACCACCAATACTACCTCGACCGTATCAAAAAGCTACCATTTGTAGCAGGCGGCGCCATCTGGAACCTGGTTGATTTCAATGCTGAACAAAGGCAGGAAGCCACTCCGCATATCAATACCAAAGGTTTGCTGACCAATGATCGCCAGCCAAAAGAGTCATACTTTTTTTACCAGGCCAATTTGCTGAAACAGCCATTTATCAAAATAGGTACGAGCATGCTAAAAGCGGGTAACGGCAATGAAAACAACGTTTGCCAGCAGCCGGTAAATGTGTATAGCAATCAACCGCAAGTAAAACTATGGCTTAATGGTAAATTACTGGAAAATAAAACTGTACAGGAGGGAATAGCTACTTTTAATGTTCCTTTTGTATCTGGTAAAAATACCCTTAAAGCAACAGCAGGAGACGGTGACAGCCTTGAAGATTTTATGGCGGTTGATTTTAACCTCATTCCGCACAATTTGAGTAACCCGCAAACGCCATTTACCGAGCTTAATGTAAGCCTTGGCGATAAGCGCCAGTTGGTTGATGATAAACTGCACCAGGTTTGGATCCCTGAACAGCCTTACACCAAAGGTAGCTGGGGTTATGTTGGCGGCGAAGTATTTACCCTCGGCCAAAACGGACAGCTGCCTTATGGCTCAAACAAAAATATCCTCGAAACCAATTATGATCCTATTTACCAAACCCAGCGTGTAGGGTTAAGCGATTTTAAATTAGATGTGCCGGCAGGTAAATACGAAGTTACTCTGCATTTCGCCGAACTGACCACCAATGATAATTCGCCGCAGTTGGTTTATAACCTCAACAATTCAACCCAAAAACAAACCGCCATTGCCCGCAGTTTTGATGTGCTTATTAACGGGCAAACCGTTATTGAAGGTTTAAGTAACAGTAATTACCTTGAACCGTTGAAGGCTTATTCTACCAAAATTCCGGTTACTGTTGACGCTGATGGCATAACGATAAGCTTTAAAGCAATAACCGGGCAGGCCATATTGAATGCCGTGCAGGTAAGGAAGGTGTATTAG
- a CDS encoding DUF4249 domain-containing protein: protein MKNTIKYITIILFAAALSSCEKAIDLKLKDTTPQYVVEGVLTDEAGGCKVLLSQTKNFTDNNDFNGISGATVTIVDDNNNVYPLTATGTGVYQHSTLKGTVGHTYSLNVSVNGKTFTSSCIMHPAVPLDSIYLVKDQLNNNKDGTPRKYVTVQYHDPASTKNYYRFVQYVNNRKEESILLDDDEFTNGQEVNTRLNFNNDNDNPARDIRPGNQVTIEMMSIDQAVYKYFYSLTNSANGDGNNAAPANPLTNIKGGSLGYFSVHTVLRKTLTAP from the coding sequence ATGAAAAACACTATAAAATATATAACCATTATCCTGTTTGCAGCAGCTCTGAGCAGTTGCGAAAAGGCCATCGACCTGAAACTGAAAGATACCACTCCGCAATATGTAGTTGAAGGCGTATTAACCGATGAAGCAGGCGGCTGTAAAGTATTGTTAAGTCAAACCAAAAACTTTACCGATAACAATGATTTTAATGGCATAAGCGGCGCTACCGTTACCATTGTCGATGATAATAACAATGTATATCCGCTAACAGCAACCGGCACAGGCGTTTACCAACACAGCACTTTAAAAGGCACCGTTGGGCATACTTATTCGCTTAATGTGAGCGTAAACGGAAAAACATTTACTTCAAGCTGTATAATGCACCCTGCTGTTCCGCTGGACAGTATTTATTTGGTTAAAGACCAACTTAACAATAACAAAGACGGCACTCCGCGTAAATATGTTACCGTACAATACCACGACCCTGCATCTACCAAAAACTACTACCGCTTTGTACAGTACGTTAACAACCGTAAGGAAGAATCTATTTTGCTCGATGATGATGAGTTTACCAACGGACAGGAAGTAAACACGCGCCTTAACTTCAACAATGATAACGACAACCCGGCCAGGGACATTCGCCCGGGTAACCAGGTAACCATCGAAATGATGAGCATTGACCAGGCTGTATATAAATACTTTTACAGCCTTACCAACAGCGCCAACGGCGATGGCAACAATGCCGCACCGGCTAACCCGTTAACCAACATCAAAGGCGGTTCATTGGGGTATTTTAGTGTGCATACGGTGTTAAGGAAGACTTTGACGGCGCCGTAG